From one Bradyrhizobium sp. Ash2021 genomic stretch:
- a CDS encoding GntR family transcriptional regulator: MARRKSALELVRPDANGAPSRRNRINFFELAYQRIEDLLVNCELKPGRFLTVQELQTVTGFGRTPVHNAVNQFAADTLIIIRPRHGLQIAPIDLARERLLLKLRRDIERFVVKLAAERASLSHRNQALRIERVLKEKHDTLTLAEFNSLDRRIDTLILAAAGEPFLAHTLKPLHTIYRRIGFIHHRYMPGHADLSGTIDSHLAILSVVANRRVDRAEAAVDVLIDFMDGMFDGMESGIDPALLDCSIEPLPDL, from the coding sequence ATGGCACGGCGCAAGAGCGCTCTGGAACTGGTGCGTCCGGACGCAAATGGCGCCCCGAGCCGGCGCAACCGCATCAACTTCTTCGAACTCGCCTACCAGCGCATCGAAGACCTGCTGGTCAATTGTGAGCTGAAGCCCGGACGGTTCCTGACGGTGCAGGAACTGCAGACCGTCACCGGATTCGGACGGACGCCGGTGCACAACGCGGTGAACCAGTTCGCTGCCGATACGCTGATCATCATCCGGCCCCGTCACGGCCTGCAGATCGCGCCGATCGATCTGGCGCGCGAGCGGCTGCTGCTGAAGCTCAGGCGCGACATCGAGCGCTTCGTGGTCAAGCTCGCGGCCGAGCGCGCCAGCCTCTCGCACCGCAATCAGGCGCTCCGGATCGAGCGCGTGCTGAAGGAAAAGCATGACACGCTGACGCTGGCCGAATTCAACAGCCTCGATCGCCGCATCGATACGCTGATCCTCGCCGCGGCCGGCGAGCCGTTCCTCGCCCATACGCTAAAACCGCTGCACACGATCTATCGCCGCATCGGCTTCATCCATCACCGCTATATGCCGGGCCACGCCGACCTTTCAGGCACCATCGACAGCCATCTTGCGATCCTGAGCGTCGTTGCCAACCGGCGGGTCGATCGCGCCGAAGCGGCGGTCGATGTGCTGATCGACTTCATGGACGGCATGTTCGACGGCATGGAATCCGGCATCGATCCGGCCCTGCTCGATTGCAGCATCGAGCCGCTGCCGGACCTCTAG
- a CDS encoding MFS transporter, whose translation MTTAVLPQRAAMDSAVRYLITRYSPKGNKVGWLMMASILVEAWDLYSIAFVLIFIREQYQPDPLLLGLAAAGTQGGALIGALIGGWLSDKIGRRIMFLVTMILFIILALAQAFVTNIAELIVIRFLLGVPLGSDISTGYTYIMESMAKGEREVMGNRWQFMFAIGEVLTLGVIAIFLILNLDHETVWRVTLGLGALPAFVILVMRHDIPETAVWLVQKGRFREAKQVAREMYNDPLDMLPNEDIVVPKARPAAFLADLRKDPIRWRATLYGWIACFAQASEFSTFAFYLPVMFAMVGVSTILGNNLVTMALFSFAAVSGWVGPLLTPKIGHRGIGIAGFSIVLVSLLIAAAALYTDHKYVLPFAAAGMLWGHYWDASNCMTIPTMVAKPEYRGTASGFAYMFVKLPSFLAIFLFPSLFAAIGQANATLFVAIFPLIGLLAAIFILPEVYGYEHD comes from the coding sequence ATGACGACGGCAGTTCTTCCACAGCGCGCGGCGATGGATAGCGCCGTCCGCTACCTCATCACCAGATACAGCCCCAAGGGCAACAAGGTCGGATGGCTGATGATGGCCTCGATCCTGGTCGAAGCCTGGGATCTCTATTCCATCGCGTTCGTTCTGATCTTCATCCGCGAACAATATCAGCCGGATCCGTTGCTGCTGGGTCTCGCGGCCGCCGGCACGCAAGGCGGCGCGCTGATTGGCGCCCTGATCGGCGGGTGGCTGTCCGACAAGATCGGCCGGCGCATCATGTTCCTGGTGACGATGATCCTGTTCATCATCCTGGCGCTGGCGCAAGCCTTCGTCACCAACATCGCGGAACTCATCGTCATTCGCTTCTTGCTGGGCGTCCCGCTCGGCAGCGATATCTCGACCGGCTACACCTACATTATGGAATCCATGGCCAAGGGTGAGCGCGAGGTGATGGGCAACCGCTGGCAGTTCATGTTTGCGATCGGCGAAGTGCTCACTTTGGGAGTGATCGCGATCTTCCTCATTCTCAACCTCGACCACGAGACGGTCTGGCGGGTGACGCTGGGATTAGGCGCACTGCCTGCGTTCGTCATTCTCGTCATGCGTCACGACATACCGGAAACGGCGGTGTGGCTGGTGCAGAAAGGCCGCTTCCGCGAGGCCAAGCAGGTCGCACGCGAGATGTATAATGATCCACTGGACATGCTGCCCAATGAGGACATCGTGGTGCCGAAGGCGCGCCCGGCGGCCTTCCTGGCCGATCTGCGCAAGGATCCGATCCGCTGGCGCGCGACGTTGTATGGTTGGATAGCCTGCTTTGCGCAGGCGAGCGAGTTCTCGACCTTCGCTTTCTATCTGCCTGTCATGTTCGCGATGGTCGGCGTCTCCACCATCCTCGGCAACAATCTCGTCACCATGGCACTGTTCTCGTTCGCGGCGGTCTCCGGCTGGGTCGGACCGCTGCTGACGCCGAAGATCGGCCATCGCGGCATCGGCATCGCCGGATTTTCGATCGTGCTGGTTTCGCTGCTGATCGCCGCGGCAGCGCTTTATACCGACCACAAATACGTGCTGCCCTTCGCTGCGGCGGGCATGCTGTGGGGCCATTATTGGGACGCCTCGAACTGCATGACGATCCCGACCATGGTGGCGAAGCCGGAATACCGGGGAACCGCGAGCGGCTTTGCCTACATGTTCGTCAAGCTGCCATCGTTCCTGGCGATCTTCCTGTTCCCGTCGCTGTTCGCGGCGATCGGGCAGGCCAACGCCACGCTGTTCGTCGCGATCTTCCCGTTGATCGGGCTGTTGGCCGCGATCTTCATCCTGCCAGAGGTCTACGGCTACGAGCACGACTGA